Proteins from a single region of Streptomyces spectabilis:
- a CDS encoding citrate synthase, producing the protein MSENANKAVVLRYGDGEYTYPVIESTVGDKGFDIGKLRAQTGLVTLDSGYGNTAAYKSAITYLDGEQGILRYRGYPIEQLAERSTFLEVAYLLINGELPKVDELATFKNEITQHTLLHEDVKRFFDGFPRDAHPMAMLSSVVSALSTFYQDSHNPFDEKQRHLSTIRLLAKLPTIAAYAYKKSIGHPFVYPRNDLGYVENFLRMTFSVPAQEYELDPVVVSALDKLLILHADHEQNCSTSTVRLVGSSQANMFASISAGISALWGPLHGGANQSVLEMLEGIQANGGDVDSFINKVKNKEDGVRLMGFGHRVYKSFDPRAKIIKAAAHDVLSALGKSDELLDIALKLEEHALSDDYFVSRNLYPNVDFYTGLIYRAMGFPTEMFTVLFALGRLPGWIAQWHEMIKEPGSRIGRPRQIYTGEVIRDFVPVEAR; encoded by the coding sequence GTGAGCGAGAACGCTAACAAGGCTGTAGTACTGCGGTACGGCGATGGCGAGTACACCTACCCGGTGATCGAGTCCACTGTCGGCGACAAGGGCTTCGATATCGGCAAGCTCCGCGCCCAGACCGGTCTGGTGACCCTGGACAGTGGCTACGGCAACACCGCCGCCTATAAATCCGCCATCACCTACCTCGACGGCGAGCAGGGCATCCTGCGCTATCGGGGCTACCCGATCGAGCAGCTGGCCGAGCGCTCCACCTTCCTCGAGGTGGCGTACCTGCTGATCAACGGCGAGCTGCCGAAGGTCGACGAGCTGGCCACGTTCAAGAACGAGATCACCCAGCACACCCTGCTGCACGAGGACGTCAAGCGTTTCTTCGACGGCTTCCCGCGCGACGCCCACCCGATGGCGATGCTGTCCTCCGTGGTCAGCGCGCTGTCCACGTTCTACCAGGACAGCCACAACCCGTTCGACGAGAAGCAGCGTCACCTCTCCACGATCCGGCTGCTCGCCAAGCTGCCGACGATCGCGGCGTACGCCTACAAGAAGTCGATCGGCCACCCCTTCGTCTACCCGCGCAACGACCTCGGGTACGTCGAGAACTTCCTGCGCATGACCTTCTCGGTCCCCGCCCAGGAGTACGAGCTCGACCCGGTCGTCGTCTCGGCCCTCGACAAGCTGCTCATCCTGCACGCGGACCACGAGCAGAACTGTTCGACCTCGACGGTCCGCCTGGTCGGCTCCTCGCAGGCGAACATGTTCGCCTCGATCTCCGCGGGCATCTCCGCGCTGTGGGGCCCGCTGCACGGCGGCGCCAACCAGTCGGTCCTGGAGATGCTGGAGGGCATCCAGGCCAACGGCGGCGACGTCGACTCCTTCATCAACAAGGTGAAGAACAAGGAGGACGGCGTCCGCCTGATGGGCTTCGGCCACCGGGTGTACAAGTCCTTCGACCCGCGCGCCAAGATCATCAAGGCGGCGGCGCACGATGTCCTCTCGGCCCTCGGCAAGTCCGACGAGCTGCTCGACATCGCGCTCAAGCTGGAGGAGCACGCGCTCTCCGACGACTACTTCGTCTCGCGCAACCTCTACCCGAACGTGGACTTCTACACGGGTCTGATCTACCGCGCGATGGGCTTCCCGACCGAGATGTTCACGGTCCTGTTCGCCCTCGGCCGCCTGCCGGGCTGGATCGCGCAGTGGCACGAGATGATCAAGGAGCCCGGATCCCGCATCGGGCGTCCCCGCCAGATCTACACCGGCGAGGTCATCCGGGACTTCGTCCCGGTCGAGGCCCGCTAG
- the recD2 gene encoding SF1B family DNA helicase RecD2, translated as MSTAARQGAPGVPAPRMAVIEGVLERITFASEETGYTVARVDTGRGAGDLLTVVGSLLGAQVGESLRMEGRWGSHPQYGKQFTVENYTTVLPATIQGIRRYLGSGLIKGIGPVMADRITTHFGVDTLDVIEHEPKRLIEVPGLGPKRTKKIADAWEEQKAIKEVMVFLQGVGVSTSIAVRIYKKYGDASISVVKNQPYRLAADVWGIGFLTADRIAQAVGIPHDSPDRVKAGLQYALSQSTDQGNCFLPEERLIADAVKLLQVDTGLVIDCLAELAGEEEGVVRETVPAPDGGPDVTAVYLVPFHRAELSLSAQLLRLLRADDDRMPGFQDVAWDKALGWLAGRTGAELAPEQEAAVRLALTRKVAVLTGGPGCGKSFTVRSIVELARAKKAKVLLAAPTGRAAKRLAELTGAEASTVHRLLELKPGGDAAYDRDRPLDADLVVVDEASMLDLLLANKLVKAVPPGAHLLFVGDVDQLPSVGAGEVLRDLLSDGSPIPAVRLTRIFRQAQESGVVTNAHRINSGQSPLTQGLADFFLFVEEDTEEAGRLTVDVAARRVPAKFGLDPRRDVQVLAPMHRGPAGAGTLNGLLQQAITPARPGLAEKRFGGRVFRVGDKVTQIRNNYDKGSNGVFNGTVGVVTALDQDEQHLTVLTDEDEEICYDFDELDELAHAYAVTIHRSQGSEYPAVVIPVTTGAWMMLQRNLLYTAVTRAKKLVVLVGSRKALGQAVRTVSAGRRCTALDHRLAGRHTA; from the coding sequence ATGTCGACTGCTGCCCGGCAGGGTGCGCCCGGAGTCCCCGCGCCCCGAATGGCCGTCATCGAGGGCGTCCTGGAGCGGATCACGTTCGCCAGCGAGGAGACGGGGTACACGGTCGCGCGCGTGGACACCGGGCGCGGCGCCGGGGACCTGCTCACCGTCGTCGGGTCGCTGCTCGGCGCGCAGGTCGGCGAGTCCCTGCGGATGGAGGGCCGCTGGGGCTCCCACCCGCAGTACGGCAAGCAGTTCACCGTGGAGAACTACACGACGGTGCTGCCCGCCACGATCCAGGGCATCCGCCGCTATCTCGGCTCCGGCCTCATCAAGGGCATCGGCCCCGTCATGGCCGACCGGATCACGACGCACTTCGGCGTGGACACCCTCGACGTCATCGAGCACGAGCCCAAGCGGCTCATCGAGGTGCCGGGCCTCGGCCCCAAGCGCACCAAGAAGATCGCCGATGCCTGGGAGGAGCAGAAGGCGATCAAGGAGGTGATGGTCTTCCTCCAGGGCGTCGGCGTGTCCACCTCCATCGCCGTGCGGATCTACAAGAAGTACGGGGACGCCTCCATCTCCGTGGTCAAGAACCAGCCCTACCGCCTGGCCGCCGACGTCTGGGGCATCGGCTTCCTCACCGCCGACCGCATCGCCCAGGCCGTCGGCATCCCGCACGACAGCCCCGACCGCGTCAAGGCCGGCCTCCAGTACGCCCTGTCGCAATCCACCGACCAGGGCAACTGCTTCCTGCCCGAGGAGCGCCTCATCGCCGACGCGGTCAAGCTCCTTCAGGTCGACACGGGCCTGGTCATCGACTGCCTCGCCGAGCTCGCGGGCGAGGAGGAGGGCGTGGTGCGCGAGACCGTGCCGGCGCCCGACGGCGGCCCGGACGTCACCGCCGTCTATCTGGTGCCCTTCCACCGCGCCGAACTGTCCCTGTCCGCCCAGCTGTTGCGCCTCCTGCGCGCCGACGACGACCGGATGCCCGGCTTCCAGGACGTGGCCTGGGACAAGGCGCTCGGCTGGCTCGCGGGGCGCACCGGCGCCGAGCTCGCGCCCGAGCAGGAGGCGGCCGTCCGGCTCGCCCTCACCCGGAAGGTCGCCGTGCTCACCGGCGGGCCCGGCTGCGGCAAGTCCTTCACGGTGCGCTCCATCGTGGAGCTGGCCCGCGCCAAGAAGGCCAAGGTGCTGCTCGCCGCGCCCACGGGCCGCGCCGCCAAGCGCCTGGCCGAGCTCACCGGAGCCGAGGCCTCCACGGTCCACCGCCTGCTCGAACTGAAGCCGGGCGGCGACGCCGCGTACGACCGGGACCGGCCCCTCGACGCCGACCTGGTGGTCGTGGACGAGGCGTCCATGCTGGACCTGCTGCTCGCCAACAAGCTGGTGAAGGCCGTGCCGCCGGGCGCGCACCTGCTGTTCGTCGGCGATGTGGACCAGCTGCCGAGCGTCGGCGCGGGCGAGGTCCTGCGGGATCTGCTGAGCGACGGCAGCCCGATCCCCGCCGTCCGGCTGACCCGCATCTTCCGGCAGGCGCAGGAGTCGGGCGTGGTCACCAACGCCCACCGGATCAACTCGGGGCAGTCGCCCCTGACCCAGGGCCTCGCGGACTTCTTCCTGTTCGTGGAGGAGGACACGGAGGAGGCCGGGCGGCTCACGGTCGACGTCGCGGCCCGCCGCGTCCCGGCGAAGTTCGGGCTCGACCCGCGCCGGGACGTCCAGGTCCTCGCCCCCATGCACCGCGGCCCGGCGGGCGCCGGGACGCTGAACGGCCTGCTCCAGCAGGCCATCACCCCCGCCCGCCCCGGCCTGGCCGAGAAGCGCTTCGGCGGCCGCGTCTTCCGTGTGGGGGACAAGGTCACCCAGATCAGGAACAACTACGACAAGGGGAGCAACGGCGTCTTCAACGGCACGGTGGGCGTCGTCACCGCCCTGGACCAGGACGAGCAGCATCTGACGGTCCTGACCGACGAGGACGAGGAGATCTGCTACGACTTCGACGAACTCGACGAACTCGCCCACGCGTATGCGGTGACGATCCACCGCTCCCAGGGAAGTGAGTATCCAGCGGTGGTGATCCCGGTCACCACCGGCGCCTGGATGATGCTTCAGCGGAATCTGCTCTATACGGCCGTGACACGCGCCAAGAAGCTGGTCGTACTCGTCGGTTCGCGCAAGGCTCTGGGGCAGGCCGTACGCACGGTCTCCGCGGGCAGGCGCTGTACGGCCCTGGACCACCGGCTCGCGGGCCGCCACACGGCTTGA
- a CDS encoding LacI family DNA-binding transcriptional regulator, whose translation MASVGIKDVAARAGVSVATVSRVLNAHASVSPAARARVLDAVAELGYRPNTLARSLRTDQTRTLGLVISDVLNPYFTELARSVEEEARALGYSIIFGNADERPEVQDHHIRTLLDRRIDGLLVSPADGGSALVLDAARAGTPMVFVDRWIPGADVPVVRADGRGAVRDLVAHLYALGHRRLAIIAGPAATTTGSERVEAFRDALAEYGLDLPAAYVGQGDFQAASGRRATERFLDLPTPPDVVFAADNLMALGALDAVRARGLRVPHDIALAAFDDIPWFVHTDPPITAIAQPTGELGRAAVRALADRIEGRTPQSVTLPARLVVRRSCGEAAPPEAPTEAPTEETPAGRSTP comes from the coding sequence GTGGCAAGCGTCGGCATCAAAGACGTCGCGGCCCGGGCGGGAGTCTCCGTGGCGACGGTGTCCCGGGTCCTGAACGCGCACGCGTCCGTCAGCCCGGCCGCCCGCGCCCGCGTGCTCGACGCCGTGGCGGAGCTCGGCTACCGGCCCAACACCCTGGCCCGGTCCCTGCGCACCGACCAGACGCGCACACTCGGGCTCGTCATCAGCGACGTACTGAACCCGTACTTCACCGAGCTGGCCCGCTCCGTCGAGGAGGAGGCCCGCGCGCTCGGCTACAGCATCATCTTCGGCAACGCCGACGAGCGGCCCGAGGTGCAGGACCACCACATCCGCACCCTCCTGGACCGCCGCATCGACGGCCTCCTGGTCTCCCCCGCCGACGGCGGCTCCGCGCTGGTCCTGGACGCCGCGCGCGCGGGCACCCCGATGGTGTTCGTGGACCGGTGGATCCCGGGCGCGGACGTGCCCGTCGTCCGGGCGGACGGGCGCGGCGCGGTGCGCGACCTGGTGGCCCATCTGTACGCGCTCGGCCACCGCAGGCTTGCCATCATCGCGGGCCCGGCCGCCACGACCACCGGCAGCGAGCGCGTCGAGGCCTTCCGCGACGCGCTCGCCGAGTACGGCCTCGACCTGCCCGCCGCCTATGTCGGCCAGGGCGACTTCCAGGCGGCGAGCGGGCGGCGCGCCACCGAGCGGTTCCTGGACCTGCCGACACCGCCCGACGTGGTCTTCGCCGCGGACAACCTGATGGCGCTCGGCGCGCTCGACGCCGTCCGCGCGCGGGGGCTGCGCGTTCCGCACGACATCGCGCTCGCCGCGTTCGACGACATCCCGTGGTTCGTGCACACCGATCCGCCGATCACCGCGATCGCGCAGCCCACCGGCGAGCTCGGCCGGGCCGCCGTACGGGCGCTCGCCGACCGCATCGAGGGGCGCACGCCGCAGTCGGTGACGCTGCCCGCCCGCCTGGTCGTGCGGCGCTCGTGCGGCGAGGCGGCCCCGCCCGAAGCCCCCACCGAGGCCCCCACCGAGGAAACCCCTGCTGGAAGGAGCACCCCGTGA
- a CDS encoding sugar ABC transporter ATP-binding protein, with protein MSHDGELLRVEGIRKAFPGVVALDGVDFDLRAGEVHVLLGENGAGKSTLIKMLSGAHQPDAGRILVDGAEVRVHGAQDAERLGIATIYQEFNLVPDLTVAENVFLGRQPRRYGLIDRKKMEADAAELLARVGVDVSPRARCRELGIARLQMVEIAKALSLHARVLVMDEPTAVLTSGEVDKLFSLVRALREDGVGIVFITHHLEEIAALGDRVSVIRDGRSVGQVPASTPEDELVRLMVGRSIEQQYPRERTDVAGDDAPLLRVRGLTREGVFHGVDFEVRAGEVVGVAGLVGAGRTEVARAVFGADPYDAGSVEVAGRPLPKHDVYAAMTAGIGLVPEDRKGQGLVLDASVADNLGLVTLRSATRAGLVDRAGQRAAAERIAAQLGVRMAGLHQHVRTLSGGNQQKVVIGKWLLAKARVLILDEPTRGIDVGAKVEIYQLVNELTAAGHAVLMISSDLPEVLGMSDRVLVMAQGRLAGELAAEDATQDAVMALAVSTTTALDRAAAERHDTAPEGDDEKGASRGDH; from the coding sequence GTGAGCCACGACGGTGAGTTGCTGCGCGTCGAGGGCATCCGCAAGGCCTTCCCCGGCGTCGTGGCCCTCGACGGCGTCGACTTCGACCTGCGCGCGGGCGAGGTGCACGTGCTGCTCGGCGAGAACGGCGCGGGCAAGAGCACGCTGATCAAGATGCTGTCCGGCGCCCACCAGCCCGACGCCGGGCGCATCCTGGTGGACGGCGCCGAGGTCCGCGTGCACGGCGCGCAGGACGCCGAGCGGCTCGGGATCGCCACCATCTACCAGGAGTTCAACCTCGTCCCCGACCTGACGGTGGCCGAGAACGTCTTCCTGGGCCGCCAGCCGCGCCGCTACGGCCTGATCGACCGCAAGAAGATGGAGGCCGACGCGGCCGAACTCCTCGCGCGCGTGGGCGTCGACGTGTCCCCGCGCGCCCGCTGCCGCGAGCTCGGCATCGCCCGGCTCCAGATGGTGGAGATCGCCAAGGCGCTGAGCCTGCACGCGCGCGTGCTCGTCATGGACGAGCCGACCGCCGTGCTCACCTCCGGAGAGGTGGACAAGCTCTTCTCGCTCGTACGGGCGCTGCGCGAGGACGGCGTGGGGATCGTCTTCATCACGCACCACCTGGAGGAGATCGCCGCGCTCGGCGACCGCGTGAGCGTCATCCGCGACGGCCGCAGCGTCGGCCAGGTCCCCGCGAGCACGCCCGAGGACGAGCTGGTGCGTCTGATGGTGGGCCGATCCATCGAGCAGCAGTACCCGAGGGAGCGGACCGACGTGGCGGGCGACGACGCGCCGTTGCTGCGGGTGCGCGGCCTGACCCGCGAAGGTGTCTTCCACGGCGTGGACTTCGAGGTGCGCGCCGGGGAGGTCGTGGGCGTCGCGGGCCTGGTCGGCGCGGGCCGCACCGAGGTCGCGCGGGCCGTCTTCGGCGCCGACCCGTACGACGCGGGCTCGGTGGAGGTCGCGGGCCGCCCGCTCCCGAAGCACGACGTGTACGCGGCGATGACCGCGGGCATCGGGCTCGTGCCCGAGGACCGCAAGGGCCAGGGCCTCGTCCTCGACGCCTCCGTGGCGGACAACCTCGGCCTGGTGACGCTGCGTTCGGCGACCCGGGCCGGGCTCGTGGACCGCGCGGGCCAGCGCGCGGCGGCCGAGCGCATCGCCGCCCAGCTCGGCGTGCGCATGGCGGGCCTGCACCAGCACGTGCGCACCCTCTCCGGCGGCAACCAGCAGAAGGTCGTCATCGGCAAGTGGCTGCTCGCGAAGGCGCGGGTGCTGATCCTCGACGAGCCGACGCGCGGCATCGACGTCGGCGCGAAGGTCGAGATCTACCAGCTCGTCAACGAACTCACGGCGGCCGGGCACGCCGTCCTGATGATCTCCAGCGACCTGCCCGAGGTGCTCGGCATGAGCGACCGGGTCCTGGTGATGGCCCAGGGGCGCCTCGCGGGCGAACTCGCCGCCGAGGACGCGACGCAGGACGCCGTGATGGCCCTGGCCGTCAGCACCACCACCGCCCTTGACCGGGCCGCCGCCGAGCGGCACGACACCGCCCCCGAGGGCGACGACGAGAAGGGAGCCTCCCGTGGCGACCACTGA
- a CDS encoding substrate-binding domain-containing protein: MATTDLRPDKPGASGTGGGLDLRRVLLDNGALSALVVLVVAMSLLSGDFLTTQNLLNVGVQAAVTAILAFGVTFVIVAAGIDLSVGSVAALSATVLAWSATKEGVPVWLALILAVATGLACGVVNGLLVSYGKLPPFIATLAMLSIGRGLSLVISQGSPIAFPESVSKVGDTLGGWLPVPVLVMVAMGLITAVILARTYLGRSMYAIGGNEEAARLSGLRVKRQKIAIYALSGLFAAVAGIVLASRLVSAQPQAAQGYELDAIAAVVIGGASLAGGVGKASGTLIGALILAVLRNGLNLLSVSAFWQQVVIGVVIALAVLLDSLRRRTSATAGTPAGSTSSGAGRKGPQALKYTLAAVVAAAVIAAVSLWNNGSSGTSTKVGLSLSTLNNPFFVQMKEGAQAEAEKAGVDLTVTDAQNDASQQANQLQNFASGNMKAVIVNPVDSDAVGPAARAANKAGIPVVAADRGVNKADVATLVASDNVAGGRQAAKALAGKLGGKGTVVVLQGTAGTSASRERGQGFAEGIKAFPGIKVVAKQPADFDRTKGLDVMTNLLQSHSGVDGVFAENDEMALGAVKALGDKAGKSVSVVGFDGTPDGLAAVADGTLYASVAQQPKELGRIAVRNAVAAADDEKVPSLVKVPVKVVTAKNVRDFQ; encoded by the coding sequence GTGGCGACCACTGACCTGCGTCCGGACAAGCCCGGCGCATCCGGCACGGGCGGCGGCCTCGACCTGCGCCGCGTGCTGCTCGACAACGGCGCGCTGAGCGCCCTGGTGGTCCTGGTGGTGGCGATGTCGCTGCTCTCCGGCGACTTCCTCACCACGCAGAACCTGCTCAACGTCGGTGTACAGGCGGCCGTGACGGCGATCCTCGCGTTCGGCGTCACCTTCGTCATCGTCGCGGCCGGCATCGACCTGTCGGTCGGCTCGGTGGCGGCGCTCTCGGCGACCGTCCTGGCCTGGTCGGCGACGAAGGAGGGCGTGCCCGTCTGGCTCGCGCTGATCCTGGCCGTCGCCACTGGCCTGGCCTGCGGTGTCGTCAACGGCCTGCTCGTCTCGTACGGGAAGCTGCCGCCGTTCATCGCGACGCTCGCGATGCTGTCGATCGGCCGCGGCCTGTCCCTGGTGATCTCGCAGGGCAGCCCGATCGCGTTCCCGGAGTCCGTGTCGAAGGTCGGTGACACGCTCGGCGGCTGGCTGCCGGTGCCGGTGCTCGTGATGGTCGCGATGGGCCTGATCACCGCGGTGATCCTGGCGCGTACGTACCTGGGCCGCTCCATGTACGCGATCGGCGGCAACGAGGAGGCGGCGCGCCTGTCGGGGCTGCGGGTCAAGCGGCAGAAGATCGCGATCTACGCGCTCTCCGGCCTGTTCGCGGCCGTCGCGGGCATCGTGCTCGCCTCGCGCCTCGTGTCCGCGCAGCCGCAGGCCGCGCAGGGCTACGAGCTGGACGCGATCGCCGCGGTCGTCATCGGCGGGGCGAGCCTCGCGGGCGGCGTCGGCAAGGCGTCGGGCACGCTGATCGGCGCGCTGATCCTGGCGGTCCTGCGCAACGGCCTCAACCTCCTTTCGGTGTCGGCCTTCTGGCAGCAGGTGGTCATCGGCGTCGTGATCGCGCTCGCCGTGCTCCTGGACTCGCTGCGCAGGCGTACGTCGGCGACGGCGGGGACCCCGGCGGGCAGTACGTCGTCGGGGGCCGGGCGCAAGGGCCCGCAGGCGCTCAAGTACACGCTCGCGGCGGTGGTCGCGGCGGCCGTCATCGCGGCGGTGTCCCTGTGGAACAACGGTTCTTCGGGTACGTCGACGAAGGTCGGCCTGTCCCTGTCGACCCTGAACAACCCCTTCTTCGTACAGATGAAGGAGGGCGCGCAGGCCGAGGCCGAGAAGGCGGGCGTGGACCTGACGGTCACGGACGCGCAGAACGACGCCTCGCAGCAGGCCAACCAGTTGCAGAACTTCGCCAGCGGCAACATGAAGGCCGTCATCGTCAACCCGGTCGACTCCGACGCGGTGGGCCCGGCGGCGCGCGCCGCGAACAAGGCCGGCATCCCGGTGGTGGCCGCGGACCGGGGCGTGAACAAGGCGGACGTCGCCACGCTCGTCGCCTCCGACAACGTGGCGGGCGGCAGGCAGGCCGCGAAGGCCCTCGCCGGCAAGCTCGGCGGCAAGGGCACGGTGGTGGTCCTCCAGGGCACGGCGGGCACGTCCGCGAGCCGGGAGCGGGGCCAGGGCTTCGCCGAGGGCATCAAGGCCTTCCCCGGCATCAAGGTCGTCGCGAAGCAGCCCGCGGACTTCGACCGCACCAAGGGCCTGGACGTGATGACGAACCTGCTCCAGTCGCACTCCGGCGTCGACGGCGTGTTCGCCGAGAACGACGAGATGGCGCTCGGCGCGGTGAAGGCCCTCGGCGACAAGGCCGGGAAGTCGGTGTCGGTGGTCGGCTTCGACGGTACGCCGGACGGTCTGGCGGCGGTCGCGGACGGCACCCTGTACGCGTCGGTGGCGCAGCAGCCCAAGGAGCTCGGCCGGATCGCGGTGCGCAACGCGGTGGCCGCGGCGGACGACGAGAAGGTGCCGTCCCTGGTGAAGGTGCCGGTGAAGGTGGTCACCGCGAAGAACGTGCGGGACTTCCAGTGA
- a CDS encoding ribokinase, with protein sequence MDEYDLLVVGSANADLVTAVTRRPGAGETVLGSDLAVHPGGKGANQAVAAARLGARTALLARVGDDAYGRLLLDAQESAGVDTAGVLVGGAPTGVALITVDPSGDNSIVVAPGANARLTPADVRAARGLFEAARVVSLQLEIPLETVAEAAGALAPGARLVLNPSPPAPLPPEVLEACDPLIVNEHEARVVLEGAGARVPDAPEEWARGLLALGPRSVVVTLGAEGALVATAEGGERVPSVKVDAVDTTGAGDAFTAALAWRLGVGDDLVTAARYAVRVGALAVTRAGAQASYPTGAEVAGLGGEDAAR encoded by the coding sequence ATGGATGAGTACGACCTGTTGGTCGTGGGGTCGGCCAACGCCGACCTGGTGACGGCCGTGACGCGGCGGCCCGGCGCGGGCGAGACGGTCCTCGGTTCCGACCTGGCCGTCCACCCGGGCGGCAAGGGCGCCAACCAGGCGGTGGCGGCGGCCCGGCTCGGGGCGCGCACGGCGCTGCTCGCGCGGGTCGGCGACGACGCGTACGGGCGGCTGCTCCTGGACGCGCAGGAGTCGGCGGGCGTCGACACCGCGGGGGTCCTGGTGGGCGGCGCGCCGACCGGGGTCGCGCTGATCACGGTGGATCCGTCGGGCGACAACAGCATCGTGGTGGCGCCGGGCGCGAACGCGCGTCTGACGCCCGCGGACGTACGGGCGGCGCGGGGTCTGTTCGAGGCGGCGCGGGTGGTCTCCCTCCAGCTGGAGATCCCGCTGGAGACGGTCGCGGAGGCGGCCGGGGCGCTTGCGCCCGGGGCCCGGCTCGTGCTCAATCCGTCGCCGCCCGCTCCGCTGCCGCCGGAGGTCCTTGAGGCCTGCGATCCGCTGATCGTGAACGAGCACGAGGCGCGGGTGGTCCTTGAGGGCGCGGGGGCCCGGGTGCCGGACGCGCCCGAGGAGTGGGCGCGGGGGCTGCTCGCGCTCGGCCCGCGGTCGGTGGTGGTGACCCTTGGCGCCGAGGGCGCGCTGGTGGCCACGGCCGAGGGGGGCGAGCGGGTGCCGTCGGTGAAGGTCGACGCGGTGGACACCACGGGTGCGGGGGACGCGTTCACGGCGGCTCTGGCGTGGCGGCTCGGTGTGGGCGACGACCTGGTGACGGCGGCGCGCTACGCGGTGCGGGTGGGTGCCCTCGCGGTGACGCGGGCGGGCGCGCAGGCCTCGTACCCGACGGGTGCCGAGGTGGCGGGGCTCGGCGGGGAGGACGCGGCGCGGTGA
- the rbsD gene encoding D-ribose pyranase has product MKRAGILNRHLAGALAELGHGDRLLVCDAGMPIPVGPRVVDLAFTAGVPSFAQVLDGLLAELVVEGAVAAVEVREANPAAAGLLAERFPGAALDFVPHDEVKRRSAGARLVVRTGEARPYANVLLTCGVFF; this is encoded by the coding sequence GTGAAGCGGGCGGGCATACTCAACCGCCATCTCGCGGGCGCGCTCGCGGAGCTCGGCCACGGTGACCGGCTGCTGGTGTGCGACGCGGGTATGCCGATTCCGGTGGGTCCGCGGGTGGTGGATCTGGCGTTCACGGCCGGGGTGCCGTCGTTCGCGCAGGTCCTGGACGGGCTGCTGGCGGAGCTCGTGGTGGAGGGCGCGGTGGCGGCCGTCGAGGTGCGGGAGGCGAATCCGGCGGCGGCCGGGCTGCTCGCGGAGCGCTTCCCGGGGGCCGCCCTTGACTTCGTGCCGCACGACGAGGTGAAGCGGCGGTCGGCGGGCGCGCGGCTCGTCGTGCGCACCGGGGAGGCGCGGCCGTATGCGAATGTGCTGCTGACCTGCGGAGTCTTCTTCTGA
- a CDS encoding DUF937 domain-containing protein: MSDTSSESFEEDVLVELGDDGLQEIATLLGTDTDGARSVVGTTASTLSAPLQEEAAAQAPAPAPDPPLQGVATLGGGLGGLLGGGMMAGVLAKVAKPVATAVSKKTGVPVATVTRVIELLIPVVLAVLSKRAGRTPPRTS; the protein is encoded by the coding sequence ATGAGCGACACCTCATCCGAATCATTCGAAGAAGACGTACTCGTAGAGCTGGGTGACGACGGGCTCCAGGAGATCGCCACCCTGCTCGGCACGGACACCGACGGAGCGCGGAGCGTGGTGGGCACCACGGCCTCCACCCTGTCCGCTCCCCTCCAGGAGGAGGCGGCCGCGCAGGCTCCCGCCCCCGCGCCGGATCCGCCGCTGCAAGGCGTCGCCACCCTGGGCGGCGGCCTCGGCGGGCTGCTGGGCGGCGGCATGATGGCGGGCGTCCTGGCCAAGGTCGCCAAGCCCGTGGCGACGGCGGTCTCCAAGAAGACGGGCGTGCCCGTGGCCACGGTGACCCGGGTGATCGAACTGCTGATCCCGGTGGTGCTCGCGGTGCTCAGCAAGCGTGCGGGCCGCACACCTCCGCGTACCTCCTGA
- a CDS encoding sugar phosphate isomerase/epimerase family protein, producing the protein MTPPPQPQPPAAPADFSINQMTVKQLALPELVAACADFGIRGVGLWREPVREYGVEAAAKLVRDAGLTVTTLCRGGFLTAAEPAERARALADNRAAVDEAAALGTDTLVLVCGGLPPGDRDLPAARARVGTALAELAPYAAARGVRLAVEPLHPMYAADRSVVSTLAQALALAAPFPAERVGVCVDTYHLWWDDTVPDALVRAGAAGRLHAFQLADWTTPLPHGALTGRGRLGDGAVDFPRWRRLMAAAGYAGPVEVELFNEELWAQDGREVLAETVRRYAEVCGPHAC; encoded by the coding sequence ATGACGCCTCCGCCCCAGCCCCAGCCCCCGGCCGCGCCCGCGGACTTCAGCATCAACCAGATGACGGTCAAGCAGCTCGCGCTGCCCGAACTGGTCGCCGCCTGCGCCGACTTCGGCATCCGGGGCGTCGGCCTGTGGCGCGAGCCCGTGCGGGAGTACGGCGTGGAGGCCGCGGCGAAGCTGGTGCGCGACGCGGGCCTGACCGTCACCACCCTGTGCCGCGGCGGCTTCCTCACCGCCGCGGAACCGGCGGAGCGCGCCCGCGCCCTCGCCGACAACCGCGCCGCCGTCGACGAGGCGGCGGCGCTCGGCACCGACACGCTCGTCCTGGTCTGCGGCGGCCTCCCGCCCGGCGACCGCGACCTGCCCGCGGCCCGCGCCCGCGTCGGCACGGCCCTGGCGGAGCTCGCCCCGTATGCCGCCGCCCGCGGCGTCCGCCTCGCCGTCGAGCCCCTCCATCCCATGTACGCGGCCGACCGCAGTGTCGTGTCCACGCTTGCGCAGGCGCTTGCCCTCGCCGCGCCCTTCCCCGCGGAGCGGGTGGGCGTCTGCGTGGACACGTACCACCTCTGGTGGGACGACACCGTGCCCGACGCCCTCGTCCGGGCGGGCGCTGCGGGCCGTCTGCACGCCTTCCAGCTGGCCGACTGGACCACGCCGCTGCCGCACGGCGCGCTCACCGGGCGCGGCCGGCTCGGTGACGGCGCGGTCGACTTCCCCCGCTGGCGCCGTCTGATGGCGGCGGCGGGCTACGCGGGTCCTGTCGAGGTGGAGCTGTTCAACGAGGAGCTGTGGGCGCAAGACGGCCGCGAGGTCCTCGCGGAGACGGTCAGGAGGTACGCGGAGGTGTGCGGCCCGCACGCTTGCTGA